The following proteins come from a genomic window of Campylobacter concisus:
- a CDS encoding disulfide bond formation protein B: MQTKQNEIPANEQGFFNLMSLAITALVALPVGIACLVLGFGLGDNPCIMCWAERITMIAISLIALFIIRYGLKPGYLAALLLMACWGIFNGFIHYSLDGTFGGYLDIKQGFGLEILGAHTQFWVMVVDFCVIIFLALIFLFSKNLGLIMQKSSNGEYGDFLSCLPLGKFANLVFIVIILANCVQAFIASGPPPYLGSSTPPRMSIDPSKWFWEKDHWDSSLDFRFDWNPELPDLVK; this comes from the coding sequence ATGCAAACGAAACAAAATGAAATCCCAGCAAACGAACAAGGCTTTTTCAACCTTATGTCACTAGCCATCACCGCTCTTGTGGCACTTCCAGTTGGTATCGCCTGCTTGGTGCTTGGCTTTGGACTAGGTGATAACCCTTGCATAATGTGCTGGGCCGAGAGGATCACGATGATAGCTATCAGCCTAATAGCACTTTTCATCATCAGGTACGGACTAAAGCCTGGCTATCTGGCAGCACTTTTACTAATGGCTTGCTGGGGCATATTTAACGGCTTTATCCACTACAGCCTAGATGGAACATTTGGTGGCTATCTTGACATCAAACAAGGTTTTGGCCTTGAAATTTTAGGTGCCCACACTCAGTTTTGGGTTATGGTTGTTGATTTTTGTGTGATCATATTTTTGGCTCTTATATTTTTGTTTAGCAAAAACTTAGGCCTTATAATGCAAAAAAGCTCAAATGGCGAATACGGCGACTTTCTAAGCTGCTTGCCACTTGGCAAATTTGCAAATTTGGTCTTTATCGTGATCATACTTGCAAACTGCGTTCAAGCCTTTATAGCTTCTGGTCCACCACCATATCTAGGATCTAGCACACCACCTAGAATGAGCATCGATCCTTCAAAATGGTTCTGGGAAAAAGACCACTGGGATAGCTCACTTGACTTTAGATTTGACTGGAACCCTGAGCTTCCAGACCTAGTAAAGTAA
- a CDS encoding molybdopterin-dependent oxidoreductase — MQRRSFLKGTGAALAAAGTAPSLFGMEQFEVDFNPKSYKNEENVEYHYLTCPRNCRDACSMIAEIKDGKMVSIKGDPKHPLTQGTVCVKGHTYAMHLYNADRIMHPMKRVGKKGEGKWEKISWDQALKEIAAKLTEIKEKFGGEALTEFVYSGNEGHISKTIAPGNFFEKYGATRLVRNPCDWPRYAGTPSVIGTDFSKDALEIDESDMYISWGSNEAYTAVHWIRFAHRVKKRGGKIIVINTIRIPLANQADMFIQLKPSSDPAFCLAVCKFLIEEDLYDHEFVEKYTTGFEDLVHECSLYTYGELSEMCGASVDQIKVFAREYAHAKAPAIMHGDGGQRHFNGARLVRAVTFLPVLTGALTKLGGGLFWAYVHVKGCFNFDNCMPDLSPKDKDGKKIERQ; from the coding sequence ATGCAAAGACGTTCTTTCCTAAAAGGCACCGGAGCAGCTCTAGCAGCAGCTGGAACAGCTCCTAGTCTATTTGGTATGGAGCAATTTGAGGTGGATTTTAACCCAAAATCCTATAAGAACGAGGAAAATGTAGAGTACCACTACCTAACCTGTCCCAGAAACTGCCGTGACGCCTGTTCGATGATCGCTGAGATCAAAGACGGCAAAATGGTAAGCATAAAGGGCGATCCAAAACACCCTCTAACGCAAGGCACAGTCTGCGTCAAGGGTCACACCTACGCCATGCACCTATATAACGCCGACCGTATCATGCACCCTATGAAAAGAGTCGGCAAAAAGGGCGAAGGAAAATGGGAAAAGATAAGCTGGGATCAAGCCCTAAAAGAGATAGCTGCAAAGCTAACTGAGATAAAAGAGAAATTTGGCGGCGAGGCTTTGACTGAGTTTGTCTACTCTGGCAACGAAGGACATATCTCGAAAACTATCGCACCGGGAAATTTCTTTGAAAAATATGGAGCCACAAGGCTTGTTAGAAACCCTTGTGACTGGCCAAGATACGCGGGTACTCCTAGCGTTATAGGTACTGACTTCTCAAAAGATGCACTTGAGATCGATGAGAGTGATATGTACATTAGCTGGGGATCAAACGAAGCTTACACAGCCGTACACTGGATAAGATTTGCTCACCGCGTTAAAAAAAGAGGCGGAAAGATCATCGTTATAAATACGATAAGAATTCCTCTTGCAAACCAAGCTGATATGTTTATCCAGCTAAAACCATCTAGTGACCCTGCATTTTGTCTAGCGGTCTGTAAATTTTTAATAGAAGAAGATCTATATGATCATGAATTTGTAGAAAAATACACAACAGGCTTTGAAGATCTAGTGCACGAGTGCTCACTCTATACCTATGGCGAGCTATCTGAGATGTGCGGAGCAAGTGTGGATCAGATAAAAGTCTTTGCTAGAGAGTACGCTCACGCAAAAGCACCAGCTATCATGCACGGCGACGGCGGACAAAGACACTTTAACGGAGCAAGACTTGTTCGTGCGGTTACATTTTTACCAGTTTTAACTGGCGCCTTGACAAAGCTTGGTGGCGGACTATTTTGGGCATATGTGCATGTAAAAGGCTGCTTTAATTTCGACAACTGTATGCCAGACCTATCTCCAAAAGATAAAGATGGCAAAAAGATAGAAAGACAGTAA
- a CDS encoding molybdopterin dinucleotide binding domain-containing protein has translation MNYNSNLMVTAPNTNLIKKRIMDDDFFLVVLDPYDIDTCDYADYVLPGVTFMESEDIQNDQISGYVCYNAQSVKPLGEAKTNLEFFNALAKAMGYTEECFNWDSETVCRRFLDTEFAKKQNITYEKLKSVGWIKPFRTPETMKDQFPYYPYTPKDKLIFGTKSGKCELYSQTFKDAGYHPVIDLETDWDYYEKSNKFGKDYLKKYPLYFMTPGTQLQDNSNWGNMPYILKRVIVKGNAELFMTREDMEARGIKNGDTVEATNEKGTAVFTAVETNQMNPGIVYAWNNIWVKVTKSRTGANILCSDGVSDLGNGSTYTASFCEVKKAAKQEM, from the coding sequence ATCAACTACAACTCAAATTTAATGGTAACAGCGCCAAATACAAATTTGATCAAAAAACGCATAATGGACGATGACTTCTTCTTAGTTGTCCTTGATCCATATGATATCGATACTTGCGACTATGCTGACTATGTGCTACCTGGTGTTACATTTATGGAGAGTGAGGATATCCAAAACGACCAAATTTCTGGATATGTTTGTTACAACGCTCAAAGTGTAAAACCTCTTGGCGAAGCTAAGACAAATTTAGAGTTCTTCAACGCTCTTGCAAAAGCGATGGGCTATACAGAAGAGTGCTTTAACTGGGATAGCGAAACAGTTTGCAGACGCTTTTTGGATACAGAATTTGCCAAAAAACAAAACATCACCTATGAAAAACTAAAATCAGTCGGCTGGATCAAGCCATTTAGAACGCCTGAAACGATGAAAGATCAGTTCCCGTACTACCCTTATACACCAAAAGACAAACTAATATTTGGTACAAAGAGTGGAAAATGCGAGCTTTACTCACAAACCTTTAAAGACGCAGGATATCATCCAGTAATAGACCTTGAAACTGACTGGGACTACTATGAAAAGAGCAATAAATTTGGAAAAGACTATCTCAAAAAATATCCGCTTTATTTCATGACGCCAGGTACTCAGCTCCAAGACAACTCAAACTGGGGCAATATGCCTTATATCCTAAAAAGGGTTATCGTTAAAGGCAATGCTGAGTTATTTATGACACGTGAAGATATGGAGGCTCGCGGTATCAAAAACGGAGACACAGTTGAGGCAACAAATGAAAAGGGAACAGCCGTCTTTACAGCAGTCGAGACAAATCAAATGAACCCAGGCATAGTCTATGCGTGGAACAACATCTGGGTAAAAGTGACTAAATCAAGAACTGGGGCAAATATACTTTGCTCTGATGGCGTTAGTGACCTAGGAAATGGCTCAACCTATACAGCTAGCTTTTGTGAAGTAAAAAAAGCAGCTAAACAAGAGATGTAA
- a CDS encoding 4Fe-4S dicluster domain-containing protein yields the protein MKRKQGFLFDYNFCIGCKACEISCQVYHNQDPDINWRHVDGLMIHEDGIEKEIFITHSCHHCDEPACMDVCPVGAYIKLENGVVQPLHDKCIGCGYCLMACPYGSITKGKDGKAQKCNLCAEKLERGEEPACVAGCPCGVLKLVDSNVSDSAGMQKEMPGFKHFFTKPNIRFYPRMKRNEFIH from the coding sequence ATGAAAAGAAAACAAGGTTTTTTATTTGATTATAACTTTTGTATAGGCTGCAAGGCTTGTGAAATTTCATGTCAAGTCTATCACAACCAAGATCCAGATATCAACTGGAGACATGTTGATGGCCTTATGATACACGAAGATGGCATAGAAAAAGAGATCTTTATAACTCACTCTTGCCATCACTGCGATGAGCCAGCCTGTATGGATGTCTGCCCAGTTGGAGCATATATCAAGCTAGAAAATGGTGTCGTACAGCCACTTCATGATAAGTGCATAGGCTGTGGATACTGCTTGATGGCTTGCCCTTATGGCTCTATCACAAAAGGCAAGGACGGTAAAGCTCAAAAGTGCAATCTCTGCGCTGAAAAACTTGAGCGTGGCGAAGAGCCAGCTTGTGTAGCAGGCTGTCCGTGTGGAGTACTAAAACTGGTTGATAGCAACGTCAGCGACAGCGCTGGTATGCAAAAAGAGATGCCAGGCTTTAAGCACTTCTTTACCAAGCCAAACATCCGCTTTTATCCAAGAATGAAGCGAAACGAATTCATACACTAA
- a CDS encoding TorD/DmsD family molecular chaperone — MGKIKEKLSVSLSVEDFLRRFFLVELREQNLDELISLSLNFSDKFKNHNFILWLNKCKDDLNLLDELRYEFNRLFVGPRHPKAEPYESVYFDYKTMFGEKTMQVRSFYESSGLKLSKEQFDKFPDDFIGYELQYLYFLSFNALQADEKEKMDEILHKKYDFIRTHPFEWFYKFSSRCKEATNLEAYVSFADFLNLYLENEIEQSRALLTFKS, encoded by the coding sequence ATGGGTAAGATCAAAGAAAAGCTTAGCGTTAGCCTTAGTGTTGAAGACTTTTTAAGGCGATTTTTCTTAGTAGAGCTTAGAGAGCAAAATTTAGATGAGCTCATAAGCCTAAGCCTTAATTTTAGTGATAAATTTAAAAATCACAACTTCATACTTTGGCTAAATAAGTGCAAAGATGATCTAAATTTGCTAGACGAGCTAAGATATGAATTTAACAGGCTTTTTGTAGGGCCAAGACACCCAAAAGCTGAGCCATATGAGTCGGTTTATTTTGATTATAAAACGATGTTTGGCGAGAAGACTATGCAGGTGCGAAGCTTTTATGAAAGCTCTGGACTAAAGCTTAGTAAAGAGCAGTTTGATAAATTTCCAGATGACTTCATCGGATACGAGCTGCAATACCTTTACTTTCTAAGTTTCAATGCCTTACAAGCAGACGAAAAAGAGAAAATGGATGAAATTTTACATAAAAAATATGACTTCATCCGCACTCATCCGTTTGAGTGGTTTTATAAATTTAGCTCTCGCTGTAAGGAAGCTACAAATTTAGAAGCTTATGTGAGCTTTGCTGATTTTTTAAATTTATATCTTGAAAACGAGATAGAGCAATCAAGAGCTCTTCTAACTTTTAAGAGTTAA
- the nrfD gene encoding NrfD/PsrC family molybdoenzyme membrane anchor subunit: protein MEQTTWGWLIVIYLFLGGLGAGAFLCSALAYKGFLGSLNERFYKFGFLLAPVAVIIGTALLLFDLAPSAAINPIKILQLYTRPVSMMSIGTYLLTFFIIVSVLVLLQIKKSGKICDMMLTLGAILALGVMGYTGLLLYVVKAIPLWASVWLPILFTISAISTGLSANAAATLNAGYGLSHCAHKFHVVLVALEIVAVLALFASVRSEAAGMASVTKIVSGPLAPMFWIGFVVFGLALPLLGGSKFMLRSCSVNADGSVCAHGSEEVKSCVYNEYGVLVGGFCLRAFIVLGAVYIF, encoded by the coding sequence ATGGAACAAACAACTTGGGGATGGCTCATAGTCATCTATCTATTTTTGGGCGGTTTAGGCGCCGGGGCATTTTTGTGCTCGGCTTTGGCTTATAAGGGCTTTTTGGGCTCGTTAAACGAGAGATTTTATAAATTCGGCTTTCTGCTAGCACCCGTTGCGGTAATAATAGGAACTGCGCTTTTGCTATTTGACTTGGCACCGAGCGCTGCTATAAATCCTATTAAAATTTTACAGCTCTATACGCGCCCGGTTTCGATGATGAGCATAGGTACGTATCTACTTACGTTTTTCATCATAGTCAGCGTTTTGGTGCTTTTGCAGATCAAAAAGAGCGGTAAAATTTGCGACATGATGCTCACGCTCGGAGCCATTCTGGCGCTTGGAGTGATGGGATATACGGGGCTACTACTTTACGTCGTAAAGGCGATTCCGCTTTGGGCTAGCGTGTGGCTGCCGATTTTATTTACGATCTCTGCGATTTCTACGGGGCTTAGTGCAAATGCCGCCGCTACGCTAAATGCGGGGTACGGGCTAAGCCACTGCGCGCATAAATTTCACGTCGTTTTAGTCGCACTTGAGATTGTTGCGGTGCTAGCGCTATTTGCTAGCGTGAGAAGCGAGGCTGCGGGCATGGCTAGCGTGACTAAGATAGTTAGCGGCCCGCTTGCGCCGATGTTTTGGATAGGCTTTGTCGTATTTGGGCTTGCTTTGCCGCTGCTAGGCGGAAGCAAATTTATGCTTCGCAGCTGCAGCGTGAATGCAGACGGCAGCGTCTGCGCGCACGGCAGCGAGGAGGTAAAAAGCTGCGTTTATAACGAATATGGCGTACTTGTGGGCGGCTTCTGCCTAAGGGCGTTTATCGTGCTCGGCGCGGTATATATATTTTAG